In a genomic window of Brassica rapa cultivar Chiifu-401-42 chromosome A10, CAAS_Brap_v3.01, whole genome shotgun sequence:
- the LOC103845887 gene encoding 5-methyltetrahydropteroyltriglutamate--homocysteine methyltransferase 1: MASHIVGYPRMGPKRELKFALESFWDGKSTAEDLQKVSADIRSGIWKQMSEAGTKYIPSNTFAHYDQVLDTTAMLGAVPPRYGYTSGEIGLDVYFSMARGNASVPAMEMTKWFDTNYHYIVPELGPDVKFSYASHKAVNEYKEAKALGVDTVPVLVGPVSYLLLSKAAKGVEKSFDLLSLLPKILPVYKEVITELKAAGATWIQLDEPVLVMDLEGHKLQAFTGAYAELESTLSGLNVLVETYFADIPAEAYKTLTSLKGVTAFGFDLVRGTKTLDLVKAGFPEGKYLFAGVVDGRNIWANDFAASLSTLEALEGVVGKDKLVVSTSCSLLHTAVDLVNETKLDDEIKSWLAFAAQKIVEVNALAKALAGQKDEALFSANAAALASRRSSPRVTNEGVQKAAAALKGSDHRRATNVSARLDAQQKKLNLPILPTTTIGSFPQTVELRRVRREYKAKKVSEEDYVKAMKEEIKKVVDLQEELDIDVLVHGEPERNDMVEYFGEQLSGFAFTANGWVQSYGSRCVKPPVIYGDVSRPKAMTVFWSAMAQSMTSRPMKGMLTGPVTILNWSFVRNDQPRHETCYQIALAIKDEVEDLEKGGINVIQIDEAALREGLPLRKSEHAFYLDWAVHSFRITNCGVQDTTQIHTHMCYSHFNDIIHSIIDMDADVITIENSRSDEKLLSVFREGVKYGAGIGPGVYDIHSPRIPSSEEIADRVNKMLAVLEQNILWVNPDCGLKTRKYTEVKPALKNMVDAAKLIRSQLASAK; this comes from the exons atgGCGTCACACATTGTTGGATACCCACGTATGGGCCCTAAGAGAGAGCTCAAGTTTGCATTGGAATCATTCTGGGATGGAAAGAGCACTGCTGAGGATCTTCAGAAGGTGTCTGCTGATATCAGGTCGGGTATCTGGAAGCAGATGTCTGAGGCTGGGACCAAGTACATCCCCAGCAACACCTTTGCTCACTACGACCAGGTTCTCGACACCACCGCCATGCTCGGTGCTGTTCCACCCAGATACGGATACACCAGTGGTGAGATCGGTTTGGATGTTTACTTCTCCATGGCCAGAGGAAACGCATCTGTTCCCGCCATGGAGATGACCAAGTGGTTTGACACCAACTA CCATTATATCGTTCCTGAGTTGGGCCCTGACGTCAAGTTCTCTTACGCATCTCACAAGGCTGTGAATGAGTACAAGGAGGCCAAGGCT CTTGGTGTTGACACCGTCCCTGTACTTGTTGGCCCAGTCTCTTACTTGTTGCTTTCTAAGGCTGCCAAGGGTGTGGAGAAGTCATTTGACCTTCTTTCTCTTCTCCCCAAAATTCTCCCTGTCTACAA GGAAGTGATCACTGAGCTTAAGGCAGCTGGTGCCACCTGGATTCAGCTTGACGAGCCTGTCCTTGTCATGGATCTTGAGGGCCACAAACTCCAGGCCTTCACCGGGGCTTATGCTGAACTTGAATCAACTCTTTCTGGTTTGAATGTTCTTGTTGAGACCTACTTCGCTGATATCCCTGCTGAAGCATACAAGACCCTAACTTCGTTGAAGGGTGTGACTGCCTTTGGATTTGACTTGGTTCGTGGCACCAAGACCCTTGATTTGGTCAAGGCTGGTTTCCCCGAGGGAAAGTACCTCTTCGCTGGTGTTGTTGATGGAAGGAACATCTGGGCCAACGACTTTGCTGCGTCCCTCAGCACCTTGGAGGCACTTGAGGGTGTTGTTGGAAAAG ACAAGCTTGTGGTCTCAACCTCCTGCTCTCTTCTCCACACCGCCGTCGATCTTGTAAACGAGACCAAGCTTGATGACGAAATCAAGTCATGGTTGGCGTTTGCCGCCCAGAAGATCGTTGAAGTGAATGCATTGGCCAAGGCTTTGGCTGGCCAGAAGGATGAG GCCCTTTTCTCCGCCAACGCTGCTGCTTTGGCTTCAAGGAGGTCTTCCCCAAGAGTCACCAACGAGGGTGTTCAGAAGGCT GCTGCTGCTTTGAAGGGCTCAGACCACCGTCGTGCAACTAATGTTAGCGCTAGGCTAGATGCTCAGCAGAAGAAGCTTAACCTCCCAATCCTGCCAACCACCACCATTGGATCCTTCCCCCAGACTGTAGAGCTCAGGAGAGTTCGCAGAGAATACAAGGCTAAGAA GGTTTCCGAGGAGGACTATGTTAAGGCCATGAAGGAAGAGATCAAGAAAGTTGTTGACCTCCAAGAGGAACTTGACATTGATGTTCTCGTTCACGGAGAGCCAGAG AGAAACGACATGGTTGAGTACTTTGGGGAGCAGTTGTCTGGTTTTGCCTTCACCGCAAATGGATGGGTCCAATCTTATGGATCTCGTTGTGTGAAGCCACCAGTTATCTACGGTGATGTAAGCCGTCCCAAGGCAATGACCGTCTTCTGGTCCGCAATGGCTCAGAGCATGACCTCTCGCCCAATGAAGGGTATGCTTACCGGCCCTGTCACCATTCTTAACTGGTCCTTTGTCAGAAACGACCAGCCGAG GCACGAAACCTGTTACCAGATCGCTTTGGCTATCAAGGACGAAGTTGAGGATCTTGAGAAAGGTGGAATTAATGTCATTCAGATCGATGAGGCTGCACTCAGAGAAGGATTACCACTCAGGAAATCCGAGCATGCTTTCTACTTGGACTGGGCTGTTCACTCCTTCAGAATCACCAACTGTGGCGTCCAAGACACCACCCAG ATCCACACACACATGTGCTACTCTCACTTCAATGACATCATACACTCCATCATCGACATGGATGCTGATGTGATCACCATCGAGAACTCCCGATCTGATGAGAAGCTTCTCTCTGTGTTCCGTGAGGGAGTGAAGTACGGTGCTGGAATTGGTCCAGGTGTCTACGACATCCACTCCCCAAGAATACCATCTTCTGAGGAAATCGCAGACAGAGTGAACAAGATGCTTGCTGTCCTAGAGCAGAACATCCTTTGGGTGAACCCTGACTGTGGTCTCAAGACCCGTAAGTACACAGAGGTCAAGCCTGCGTTGAAGAACATGGTTGATGCGGCTAAGCTCATCCGCTCCCAGCTCGCCAGTGCCAAGTGA
- the LOC103845888 gene encoding uncharacterized protein LOC103845888 isoform X2 encodes MISDRSEFRVHIRRLFVIMIRTSYRWICSHPYLLGFVGVLYLLYRACPLLFSPLVAASPVLVCTFVLLGTILSFGEPNIIPEIETEPEATVNEAALFTAEVTRDPSVVEREGESFTVERCVSTEKDDDDRLVERDTQVRFEERAFDLDLEKKGDGEEEKLIGNDDGKRVSHGGSLDDMMEDSKEDQVDVSPVSPWRPMRHEEGDDDSLDSSSDGAESSSPNPSMTDIIPMLDELHPLLHSENQGLGIADLDGSDATSEEPDMSSSDSDEGMESDVNSESHGEEDDNKKEEEEEEKKEDEIKSPIKWTEADQKNVMDLGSLELERNQRLESLIARRRARNNMRMVAERNLIDFDCADVPFNMPPISTARQNPFDLSYDDMGLPPIPGSAPSIMFARRRNPFDLPYEPNEEKPDLKGDGFEEEFSSPQPKEPVFRRHESFSVGPSMLGGPRHDRLRPFFVLERLAHERASYYPFERQLSEVSESKLSSVPDTESVCTILEDDEKKVDEDDADRETEIAKTDMASDHEEDKASDHDEETGHSSEDSDFDEQADSKNLHRDLAEIILGSAETHVTHHEQSNMMDGETFDKTNHGEEDSSDSESSLSEKEEEMAHISENEARRVGDDYHHDGAPAFITPLPFLEESAIHDLCGLVGDHHVTPVYDSSPPSASRFPSFSSVSSDHKPDLPGKSDEEVQENADNEREVYSESKYPEETETSTREVGKSITHVTGEASFLISEVGIDGQKNSISVSEFEEALLDSSLPLDKNENIDHQEDDCLSVSSQEDLEEIHEEVKEAVDTRALEISESLVDLVSSTEEEAVSTGIVEQHLPVEPTSSPLGYGDTTEHVTTLEESPDVVHDIAETSVAEVIMQEEENKQKDEATPQTSNADIPIDSYATLSSGAVEYVETHSFNDEDAPNAEQDPVQSSVSDAKEETHSNQTMVIEVDSVNTSAQNVGSEETTPSESDREPTWSDKSVVEQSSLEPGEDQEPARAAPLSVDTTELSCLTSDTSSSPAESPEYETPMVGEGSKAEFFQETVNEGLDHVVEQSDQLTDLHEISQSPPEVITEEADEIKEIDEGLLSELDTIGDFGVKEVVTDSEPGPSSVGSDTAKELTVALPVLEVRSVEDIESACQQIHEGPEVEDVILPSTVQDQLAQENSENSSETKSDLTVVEATSKDDLDTAMNQAVVESMGKQPMSPESNGGSGETKCGVEMEPSGSLVEERSLDETNVHLNNTPEKEEDEVTRPKEITTSSDASSMETRSLEEIPKPSEPKEEMSTEVISERVVIPTEGIESRNVTLSDEVATEEAKAETSSNLDGTVQSPESKETPGDSEESISEVKTEEKEKEKEKGKSDSSSSSSSSSSSDSD; translated from the exons ATGATCAGTGATCGGTCTGAGTTCAGAGTTCATATACGGAGGTTATTCGTCATCATGATCAGAACTTCCTATAGATGGATCTGCAGTCATCCCTATCTCCTCGGCTTTGTTGGGGTTTTGTATCTTCTGTATAGAGCTTGTCCTCTTTTGTTTTCTCCTTTGGTAGCTGCATCTCCTGTTTTGGTTTGCACATTCGTTTTGCTTGGAACGATTCTTAGTTTCGGAGAGCCAAATATTATACCTGAGATCGAAACAGAACCGGAGGCTACTGTTAACGAGGCTGCTCTTTTCACAGCTGAGGTTACGAGGGATCCTAGTGTTGTTGAGAGAGAGGGTGAGAGTTTTACGGTTGAGAGGTGCGTGAGCACGgagaaagatgatgatgatagatTAGTGGAACGAGATACCCAGGTAAGGTTTGAGGAGAGAGCATTTGATTTGGATTTGGAGAAGAAGGGAgatggagaagaggagaagttGATTGGAAATGATGACGGGAAGCGAGTTTCACATGGTGGATCTTTAGATGATATGATGGAGGATTCAAAGGAAGATCAGGTGGATGTATCTCCAGTTTCACCTTGGAGACCAATGAGGCATGAGGAGGGCGATGATGACTCACTGGATTCTAGTTCTGATGGTGCGGAAAGTTCTTCACCTAACCCTTCTATGACAGACATCATCCCCATGCTTGATGAGCTTCACCCGCTTTTACACTCAGAGAATCAAGGTCTTGGTATTGCAGATCTTGATGGATCAGATGCAACTTCAGAGGAGCCAGATATGAGTAGTAGTGATAGCGATGAAGGAATGGAGTCTGATGTTAACAGCGAAAGTCATGGTGAAGAGGACGACAAcaagaaggaagaagaggaagaggagaagaaggaagatGAAATTAAATCACCTATCAAATGGACAGAGGCTGACCAAAAAAACGTCATGGATCTAGGAAGTCTCGAGCTCGAAAGAAACCAACGGTTGGAGAGTCTAATCGCCAGGAGAAGGGCTCGCAACAATATGAGAATGGTGGCAGAGAGAAATCTCATTGATTTCGACTGTGCTGATGTTCCATTTAATATGCCGCCAATCTCAACCGCAAGGCAGAATCCATTTGATCTTTCGTATGATGATATGGGACTACCACCTATCCCTGGCTCTGCTCCGTCCATTATGTTCGCGAGGAGAAGAAACCCGTTTGATCTTCCGTACGAGCCAAATGAAGAGAAGCCAGACCTCAAGGGTGATGGTTTCGAGGAAGAGTTCTCTTCTCCACAACCTAAGGAGCCAGTGTTCAGAAGACATGAGAGTTTCAGTGTAGGTCCATCGATGCTCGGAGGTCCCAGACATGATAGGCTACGACCTTTCTTCGTGCTGGAAAGATTAGCACACGAGAGAGCAAGCTATTATCCGTTTGAAAGGCAGCTCAGTGAAGTTAGTGAATCAAAACTCAGTTCTGTGCCTGATACTGAATCTGTCTGCACAATCCTGGAGGATGACGAAAAGAAGGTAGATGAAGATGATGCTGATCGAGAAACCGAGATAGCTAAAACTGATATGGCTTCTGATCATGAAGAAGACAAAGCTTCTGACCATGATGAAGAAACGGGCCATTCCTCAGAAGATTCTGATTTTGATGAACAAGCTGATAGCAAAAATCTTCATCGTGATCTGGCTGAGATAATACTGGGAAGTGCAGAAACACACGTTACACACCATGAGCAATCAAACATGATGGACGGAGAAACTTTTGATAAGACAAATCATGGTGAAGAGGATTCCAGTGATAGTGAATCATCTTTatcagagaaagaagaagagatggcGCATATAAGTGAGAATGAAGCAAGAAGGGTGGGGGATGATTATCACCATGATGGAGCGCCTGCTTTCATTACTCCACTCCCCTTCCTGGAGGAGTCAGCAATTCATGATCTTTGTGGGTTGGTGGGTGACCACCACGTAACACCTGTTTACGATTCGAGCCCTCCCTCAGCCAGTAGATTCCCATCATTTTCTTCCGTATCATCTGATCACAAACCTGATCTACCTGGAAAGAGTGACGAAGAAGTACAAGAAAATGCAGATAATGAACGTGAAGTTTATTCTGAAAGCAAATATCCTGAAGAGACTGAAACAAGTACAAGGGAAGTGGGAAAGAGTATCACGCATGTTACAGGAGAGGCAAGCTTTCTCATTTCAGAGGTTGGAATTGACGGTCAAAAGAACTCAATTTCCGTGTCTGAATTTGAGGAAGCCTTACTTGATTCCTCTCTACCTTTGGATAAGAACGAGAATATTGATCACCAGGAGGATGACTGTTTGTCTGTTTCTAGTCAAGAAGACCTGGAAGAGATTCATGAAGAAGTGAAAGAGGCTGTAGATACCAGAGCGCTAGAAATTAGTGAATCTTTGGTTGACTTGGTTTCTTCTACAGAAGAGGAAGCAGTATCTACAGGGATAGTTGAACAACATCTCCCAGTTGAGCCTACAAGTTCACCTTTGGGATATGGTGACACGACGGAGCATGTGACAACACTGGAAGAATCACCTGATGTGGTACATGACATAGCTGAAACTTCAGTAGCTGAAGTCATAATGCAGGAGGAAGAGaataaacaaaaagatgaaGCCACTCCTCAAACATCCAATGCAGACATCCCAATAGACAGCTACGCCACTTTGTCTTCTGGAGCAGTTGAGTATGTTGAGACGCATTCATTTAATGACGAAGATGCTCCGAACGCGGAACAAGATCCAGTTCAGTCATCAGTTTCTGATGCCAAGGAAGAAACACACTCCAACCAAACTATGGTTATTGAAGTAGACTCTGTGAATACTAGTGCTCAAAATGTGGGATCCGAAGAAACGACTCCATCTGAATCAGATAGAGAACCGACCTGGTCAGATAAATCAGTGGTTGAACAATCATCCCTTGAACCTGGTGAAGATCAA GAACCAGCTCGTGCAGCTCCTCTGAGTGTG GATACAACCGAGCTATCTTGTTTGACATCTGACACGTCCTCATCTCCAGCGGAGTCTCCTGAGTACGAAACACCTATGGTTGGTGAAGGCTCAAAGGCGGAGTTCTTCCAAGAGACTGTTAATGAGGGGCTTGACCATGTGGTCGAGCAATCAGATCAGCTTACGGATTTACATGAAATATCTCAAAGTCCTCCTGAAGTTATCACTGAAGAGGCAGACGAGATAAAAGAGATTGATGAAGGATTGTTGTCTGAACTTGACACTATTGGAGACTTCGGTGTTAAGGAAGTTGTGACAGATTCTGAACCTGGGCCATCTTCAGTAGGGTCAGACACTGCCAAAGAACTTACGGTAGCTCTACCCGTTCTGGAAGTGAGATCTGTTGAAGACATAGAATCTGCTTGCCAGCAGATTCATGAAGGACCCGAGGTTGAAGATGTTATTCTTCCAAGCACCGTTCAGGACCAGTTGGCTCAAGAAAATTCTGAAAACTCATCAGAGACCAAGTCGGATTTAACAGTGGTGGAAGCTACGTCGAAAGATGATCTAGATACTGCTATGAATCAGGCTGTTGTAGAGAGCATGGGCAAGCAACCAATGTCACCAGAATCAAATGGTGGGTCTGGAGAAACCAAGTGCGGAGTTGAAATGGAACCATCAGGGTCTTTAGTTGAAGAAAGATCTCTTGATGAGACAAATGTTCATCTGAACAACACAcctgagaaagaagaagatgaggtaACTAGACCGAAAGAGATAACAACATCATCCGATGCATCGTCTATGGAAACTCGATCACTGGAGGAAATTCCAAAACCTTCTGAGCCAAAAGAGGAGATGTCAACGGAAGTAATCTCTGAAAGAGTGGTGATTCCTACAGAAGGCATAGAGTCTAGAAATGTAACACTAAGCGATGAAGTAGCGACTGAGGAAGCAAAAGCTGAAACCTCAAGTAACCTTGATGGGACTGTACAGAGTCCTGAGTCCAAAGAAACTCCGGGAGATTCGGAGGAAAGCATTTCAGAAGTAAAGAcagaggagaaggagaaggagaaggagaagggtaAGTCCGATTCTTCAAGCTCGAGCTCAAGCTCTAGTTCGAGTGACTCAGATTGA
- the LOC103845888 gene encoding uncharacterized protein LOC103845888 isoform X1, whose protein sequence is MISDRSEFRVHIRRLFVIMIRTSYRWICSHPYLLGFVGVLYLLYRACPLLFSPLVAASPVLVCTFVLLGTILSFGEPNIIPEIETEPEATVNEAALFTAEVTRDPSVVEREGESFTVERCVSTEKDDDDRLVERDTQVRFEERAFDLDLEKKGDGEEEKLIGNDDGKRVSHGGSLDDMMEDSKEDQVDVSPVSPWRPMRHEEGDDDSLDSSSDGAESSSPNPSMTDIIPMLDELHPLLHSENQGLGIADLDGSDATSEEPDMSSSDSDEGMESDVNSESHGEEDDNKKEEEEEEKKEDEIKSPIKWTEADQKNVMDLGSLELERNQRLESLIARRRARNNMRMVAERNLIDFDCADVPFNMPPISTARQNPFDLSYDDMGLPPIPGSAPSIMFARRRNPFDLPYEPNEEKPDLKGDGFEEEFSSPQPKEPVFRRHESFSVGPSMLGGPRHDRLRPFFVLERLAHERASYYPFERQLSEVSESKLSSVPDTESVCTILEDDEKKVDEDDADRETEIAKTDMASDHEEDKASDHDEETGHSSEDSDFDEQADSKNLHRDLAEIILGSAETHVTHHEQSNMMDGETFDKTNHGEEDSSDSESSLSEKEEEMAHISENEARRVGDDYHHDGAPAFITPLPFLEESAIHDLCGLVGDHHVTPVYDSSPPSASRFPSFSSVSSDHKPDLPGKSDEEVQENADNEREVYSESKYPEETETSTREVGKSITHVTGEASFLISEVGIDGQKNSISVSEFEEALLDSSLPLDKNENIDHQEDDCLSVSSQEDLEEIHEEVKEAVDTRALEISESLVDLVSSTEEEAVSTGIVEQHLPVEPTSSPLGYGDTTEHVTTLEESPDVVHDIAETSVAEVIMQEEENKQKDEATPQTSNADIPIDSYATLSSGAVEYVETHSFNDEDAPNAEQDPVQSSVSDAKEETHSNQTMVIEVDSVNTSAQNVGSEETTPSESDREPTWSDKSVVEQSSLEPGEDQEPARAAPLSVVFSRKITFHEYHEAPEDTTELSCLTSDTSSSPAESPEYETPMVGEGSKAEFFQETVNEGLDHVVEQSDQLTDLHEISQSPPEVITEEADEIKEIDEGLLSELDTIGDFGVKEVVTDSEPGPSSVGSDTAKELTVALPVLEVRSVEDIESACQQIHEGPEVEDVILPSTVQDQLAQENSENSSETKSDLTVVEATSKDDLDTAMNQAVVESMGKQPMSPESNGGSGETKCGVEMEPSGSLVEERSLDETNVHLNNTPEKEEDEVTRPKEITTSSDASSMETRSLEEIPKPSEPKEEMSTEVISERVVIPTEGIESRNVTLSDEVATEEAKAETSSNLDGTVQSPESKETPGDSEESISEVKTEEKEKEKEKGKSDSSSSSSSSSSSDSD, encoded by the exons ATGATCAGTGATCGGTCTGAGTTCAGAGTTCATATACGGAGGTTATTCGTCATCATGATCAGAACTTCCTATAGATGGATCTGCAGTCATCCCTATCTCCTCGGCTTTGTTGGGGTTTTGTATCTTCTGTATAGAGCTTGTCCTCTTTTGTTTTCTCCTTTGGTAGCTGCATCTCCTGTTTTGGTTTGCACATTCGTTTTGCTTGGAACGATTCTTAGTTTCGGAGAGCCAAATATTATACCTGAGATCGAAACAGAACCGGAGGCTACTGTTAACGAGGCTGCTCTTTTCACAGCTGAGGTTACGAGGGATCCTAGTGTTGTTGAGAGAGAGGGTGAGAGTTTTACGGTTGAGAGGTGCGTGAGCACGgagaaagatgatgatgatagatTAGTGGAACGAGATACCCAGGTAAGGTTTGAGGAGAGAGCATTTGATTTGGATTTGGAGAAGAAGGGAgatggagaagaggagaagttGATTGGAAATGATGACGGGAAGCGAGTTTCACATGGTGGATCTTTAGATGATATGATGGAGGATTCAAAGGAAGATCAGGTGGATGTATCTCCAGTTTCACCTTGGAGACCAATGAGGCATGAGGAGGGCGATGATGACTCACTGGATTCTAGTTCTGATGGTGCGGAAAGTTCTTCACCTAACCCTTCTATGACAGACATCATCCCCATGCTTGATGAGCTTCACCCGCTTTTACACTCAGAGAATCAAGGTCTTGGTATTGCAGATCTTGATGGATCAGATGCAACTTCAGAGGAGCCAGATATGAGTAGTAGTGATAGCGATGAAGGAATGGAGTCTGATGTTAACAGCGAAAGTCATGGTGAAGAGGACGACAAcaagaaggaagaagaggaagaggagaagaaggaagatGAAATTAAATCACCTATCAAATGGACAGAGGCTGACCAAAAAAACGTCATGGATCTAGGAAGTCTCGAGCTCGAAAGAAACCAACGGTTGGAGAGTCTAATCGCCAGGAGAAGGGCTCGCAACAATATGAGAATGGTGGCAGAGAGAAATCTCATTGATTTCGACTGTGCTGATGTTCCATTTAATATGCCGCCAATCTCAACCGCAAGGCAGAATCCATTTGATCTTTCGTATGATGATATGGGACTACCACCTATCCCTGGCTCTGCTCCGTCCATTATGTTCGCGAGGAGAAGAAACCCGTTTGATCTTCCGTACGAGCCAAATGAAGAGAAGCCAGACCTCAAGGGTGATGGTTTCGAGGAAGAGTTCTCTTCTCCACAACCTAAGGAGCCAGTGTTCAGAAGACATGAGAGTTTCAGTGTAGGTCCATCGATGCTCGGAGGTCCCAGACATGATAGGCTACGACCTTTCTTCGTGCTGGAAAGATTAGCACACGAGAGAGCAAGCTATTATCCGTTTGAAAGGCAGCTCAGTGAAGTTAGTGAATCAAAACTCAGTTCTGTGCCTGATACTGAATCTGTCTGCACAATCCTGGAGGATGACGAAAAGAAGGTAGATGAAGATGATGCTGATCGAGAAACCGAGATAGCTAAAACTGATATGGCTTCTGATCATGAAGAAGACAAAGCTTCTGACCATGATGAAGAAACGGGCCATTCCTCAGAAGATTCTGATTTTGATGAACAAGCTGATAGCAAAAATCTTCATCGTGATCTGGCTGAGATAATACTGGGAAGTGCAGAAACACACGTTACACACCATGAGCAATCAAACATGATGGACGGAGAAACTTTTGATAAGACAAATCATGGTGAAGAGGATTCCAGTGATAGTGAATCATCTTTatcagagaaagaagaagagatggcGCATATAAGTGAGAATGAAGCAAGAAGGGTGGGGGATGATTATCACCATGATGGAGCGCCTGCTTTCATTACTCCACTCCCCTTCCTGGAGGAGTCAGCAATTCATGATCTTTGTGGGTTGGTGGGTGACCACCACGTAACACCTGTTTACGATTCGAGCCCTCCCTCAGCCAGTAGATTCCCATCATTTTCTTCCGTATCATCTGATCACAAACCTGATCTACCTGGAAAGAGTGACGAAGAAGTACAAGAAAATGCAGATAATGAACGTGAAGTTTATTCTGAAAGCAAATATCCTGAAGAGACTGAAACAAGTACAAGGGAAGTGGGAAAGAGTATCACGCATGTTACAGGAGAGGCAAGCTTTCTCATTTCAGAGGTTGGAATTGACGGTCAAAAGAACTCAATTTCCGTGTCTGAATTTGAGGAAGCCTTACTTGATTCCTCTCTACCTTTGGATAAGAACGAGAATATTGATCACCAGGAGGATGACTGTTTGTCTGTTTCTAGTCAAGAAGACCTGGAAGAGATTCATGAAGAAGTGAAAGAGGCTGTAGATACCAGAGCGCTAGAAATTAGTGAATCTTTGGTTGACTTGGTTTCTTCTACAGAAGAGGAAGCAGTATCTACAGGGATAGTTGAACAACATCTCCCAGTTGAGCCTACAAGTTCACCTTTGGGATATGGTGACACGACGGAGCATGTGACAACACTGGAAGAATCACCTGATGTGGTACATGACATAGCTGAAACTTCAGTAGCTGAAGTCATAATGCAGGAGGAAGAGaataaacaaaaagatgaaGCCACTCCTCAAACATCCAATGCAGACATCCCAATAGACAGCTACGCCACTTTGTCTTCTGGAGCAGTTGAGTATGTTGAGACGCATTCATTTAATGACGAAGATGCTCCGAACGCGGAACAAGATCCAGTTCAGTCATCAGTTTCTGATGCCAAGGAAGAAACACACTCCAACCAAACTATGGTTATTGAAGTAGACTCTGTGAATACTAGTGCTCAAAATGTGGGATCCGAAGAAACGACTCCATCTGAATCAGATAGAGAACCGACCTGGTCAGATAAATCAGTGGTTGAACAATCATCCCTTGAACCTGGTGAAGATCAA GAACCAGCTCGTGCAGCTCCTCTGAGTGTGGTCTTTTCCCGTAAAATCACTTTCCACGAGTATCACGAAGCTCCTGAGGATACAACCGAGCTATCTTGTTTGACATCTGACACGTCCTCATCTCCAGCGGAGTCTCCTGAGTACGAAACACCTATGGTTGGTGAAGGCTCAAAGGCGGAGTTCTTCCAAGAGACTGTTAATGAGGGGCTTGACCATGTGGTCGAGCAATCAGATCAGCTTACGGATTTACATGAAATATCTCAAAGTCCTCCTGAAGTTATCACTGAAGAGGCAGACGAGATAAAAGAGATTGATGAAGGATTGTTGTCTGAACTTGACACTATTGGAGACTTCGGTGTTAAGGAAGTTGTGACAGATTCTGAACCTGGGCCATCTTCAGTAGGGTCAGACACTGCCAAAGAACTTACGGTAGCTCTACCCGTTCTGGAAGTGAGATCTGTTGAAGACATAGAATCTGCTTGCCAGCAGATTCATGAAGGACCCGAGGTTGAAGATGTTATTCTTCCAAGCACCGTTCAGGACCAGTTGGCTCAAGAAAATTCTGAAAACTCATCAGAGACCAAGTCGGATTTAACAGTGGTGGAAGCTACGTCGAAAGATGATCTAGATACTGCTATGAATCAGGCTGTTGTAGAGAGCATGGGCAAGCAACCAATGTCACCAGAATCAAATGGTGGGTCTGGAGAAACCAAGTGCGGAGTTGAAATGGAACCATCAGGGTCTTTAGTTGAAGAAAGATCTCTTGATGAGACAAATGTTCATCTGAACAACACAcctgagaaagaagaagatgaggtaACTAGACCGAAAGAGATAACAACATCATCCGATGCATCGTCTATGGAAACTCGATCACTGGAGGAAATTCCAAAACCTTCTGAGCCAAAAGAGGAGATGTCAACGGAAGTAATCTCTGAAAGAGTGGTGATTCCTACAGAAGGCATAGAGTCTAGAAATGTAACACTAAGCGATGAAGTAGCGACTGAGGAAGCAAAAGCTGAAACCTCAAGTAACCTTGATGGGACTGTACAGAGTCCTGAGTCCAAAGAAACTCCGGGAGATTCGGAGGAAAGCATTTCAGAAGTAAAGAcagaggagaaggagaaggagaaggagaagggtaAGTCCGATTCTTCAAGCTCGAGCTCAAGCTCTAGTTCGAGTGACTCAGATTGA